A region from the Sandaracinus amylolyticus genome encodes:
- a CDS encoding YchJ family protein, with protein MRRPDDACPCGSNATYAMCCAPFHAGAEPPDAERLMRARYAAFALGEPRFLYRTLHRDHEDRARPERDFVASLEKHVKRARYRGLRILDRDGPDADGIARVLFAVDVAVAGRDASFVELSSFAVDDGGWRYVGGRSMPKRAAGDLDALRIATFSVASR; from the coding sequence GTGCGACGACCCGACGATGCGTGCCCGTGTGGCAGCAACGCGACGTACGCGATGTGCTGCGCGCCGTTCCACGCGGGCGCCGAGCCTCCGGACGCCGAGCGCCTCATGCGCGCGCGCTACGCCGCGTTCGCCCTCGGCGAGCCTCGCTTCCTCTATCGGACGCTGCATCGCGACCACGAGGATCGTGCGCGCCCCGAGCGTGACTTCGTCGCGTCGCTCGAGAAGCACGTGAAGCGCGCGCGGTATCGCGGGCTGCGCATCCTCGATCGCGACGGGCCCGACGCGGACGGCATCGCGCGCGTGCTGTTCGCGGTCGACGTCGCGGTCGCCGGTCGCGACGCGTCGTTCGTCGAGCTCTCGAGCTTCGCGGTCGACGATGGCGGATGGCGCTACGTCGGTGGGCGCTCGATGCCGAAGCGCGCAGCCGGCGATCTCGACGCGCTCCGCATCGCGACGTTCAGCGTGGCGTCCCGTTGA
- a CDS encoding sensor histidine kinase gives MSTGPITAIRSPSIDSIVRDDREALIARWRERVLDDVRIPSAQSMPPAAWLDDVPVLLDVILRALELATDDVDALMRETWLREAAHAHAQSRISHGYAVDEALRELSHLRLAIFDRLIERGETTELRALTIVEHVLAEAIATAATEMERLTRDGDRDAHDRRIGIVSHDLRNPLHAMRSGAELLLAHGVLGKPERAIAERIRRSAQTMAQLIGDLLDDARVAVGMTIPIVARPMDLAPCLGGAVDEIRASAPGRAIELRTEGDLRGEWDGARLAQAIGNLLSNALRHGDARQPVRVTARGEPTEVYVEVWNAGPPIPAEELARALRGQASAHGLGLSIAREIARAHGSELRIDSDATRGTSVCFRLPRDAV, from the coding sequence ATGTCCACCGGTCCCATCACCGCAATCCGTTCTCCCAGCATCGACTCGATCGTCCGCGACGATCGCGAGGCGCTGATCGCGCGCTGGCGCGAGCGGGTGCTCGACGACGTGCGCATCCCGAGCGCCCAGTCGATGCCTCCCGCCGCATGGCTCGACGACGTGCCGGTGCTGCTCGACGTCATCCTGCGCGCGCTCGAGCTCGCGACCGACGACGTCGACGCGCTGATGCGCGAGACGTGGCTGCGCGAGGCCGCCCATGCGCACGCACAGTCGCGCATCTCGCACGGCTACGCGGTCGACGAGGCGCTCCGCGAGCTCTCGCACCTGCGGCTCGCGATCTTCGATCGCCTGATCGAGCGCGGCGAGACCACGGAGCTGCGCGCGCTCACGATCGTCGAGCACGTGCTCGCGGAGGCGATCGCGACCGCGGCGACGGAGATGGAGCGCCTCACCCGCGACGGAGATCGCGACGCGCACGATCGCCGCATCGGCATCGTGTCGCACGACCTGCGCAACCCGCTCCACGCGATGCGCAGCGGCGCCGAGCTGCTGCTCGCCCACGGCGTGCTGGGCAAGCCCGAGCGCGCGATCGCCGAGCGGATCCGGCGCTCGGCGCAGACGATGGCGCAGCTGATCGGCGATCTGCTCGACGACGCGCGCGTCGCGGTCGGCATGACGATCCCGATCGTCGCGCGCCCGATGGACCTCGCGCCGTGCCTCGGCGGCGCCGTCGACGAGATCCGCGCGTCGGCACCGGGGCGTGCGATCGAGCTGCGCACCGAGGGTGATCTGCGCGGCGAATGGGACGGCGCGCGCCTCGCGCAGGCGATCGGAAACCTGCTCTCGAACGCGCTCCGCCACGGCGACGCGCGCCAACCGGTGCGGGTCACCGCGCGCGGCGAGCCGACGGAGGTCTACGTCGAGGTCTGGAACGCCGGCCCGCCGATCCCGGCGGAAGAGCTCGCACGCGCGCTCCGTGGCCAGGCGTCGGCCCACGGGCTCGGTCTCTCGATCGCGCGCGAGATCGCGCGCGCGCACGGCTCCGAGCTCCGCATCGACTCGGATGCGACGCGCGGGACGTCCGTGTGCTTCCGCCTGCCACGCGATGCGGTGTGA
- a CDS encoding response regulator, with protein sequence MPRLDTLKVLLVDDHDDGREILALYLEYEGASVAQARTGSEALELAGGERPDVVVSNVHMPGLDGLAFLRALRDTPTLAGVPAFALSGDLRLERSGRIADAGYVGFFPKPIDPEIVVRELAHLL encoded by the coding sequence ATGCCGCGTCTCGACACGCTCAAGGTGCTCCTCGTCGACGATCACGACGACGGCCGCGAGATCCTCGCGCTCTACCTCGAGTACGAAGGGGCGTCGGTGGCGCAGGCGCGCACGGGCAGCGAGGCGCTCGAGCTCGCGGGCGGCGAGCGACCCGACGTCGTCGTCAGCAACGTGCACATGCCGGGGCTCGACGGCCTCGCGTTCCTGCGGGCGCTGCGCGACACGCCGACGCTCGCGGGCGTGCCCGCGTTCGCGCTCTCGGGTGACCTGCGCCTCGAGCGATCGGGGCGCATCGCGGACGCCGGGTACGTCGGCTTCTTCCCGAAGCCGATCGATCCCGAGATCGTCGTGCGCGAGCTCGCGCACCTGCTGTGA